The genomic DNA ATCTCATGAtactttcatattttttttttcaaaaatacacGACCATATTAATGTAACTATAACCATTGTAAATTACTTAAAGCTTTTCAAACTGACCAGCACATCTGCGATCCTCATACTCTAAAGATGTCACAGCCAGCCCTTCATTCTCATGTTTCTCCCATCCACCCGTATCCGCCATCAAATGGACAAATAATAAGCAACGGATGCCACCATGGAGATGAAAGTCAAAGCTGCCCACCAGCAAACGATAAGCGTTTTTTGCAGATCCTGCAAATGTACCTGCCCCAAAGAAAGGAAATCCTGCTGTTCAAAGAGAAACAAATTACCAATCATTGCTTGATCAAAGCTTTTAATTCAAATTGACAAAACAAGCGGGTCAGATAAGTGCAAAGTGAATTCAGGTAGAAACATGTCACTTTTAGTCTTGGTCAAAATGGGTCGGGCCAGGTTTACCCACAAACATTGATTTCCATCTCTAAAACAAAGTTCTTACAATGAATACAGATTGGGAGGCT from Helianthus annuus cultivar XRQ/B chromosome 7, HanXRQr2.0-SUNRISE, whole genome shotgun sequence includes the following:
- the LOC110869169 gene encoding uncharacterized protein LOC110869169 isoform X2, with amino-acid sequence MVDTGGWPKYENEGLGVTSLENEDCSCAAGFPFFGAGTFAGSAKNAYRLLVGSFDFHLHGGIRCLLFVHLMADTGGWEKHENEGLAVTSLEYEDRRCADEGSSKQEDYLKTKCSCLAIS